A DNA window from Lujinxingia litoralis contains the following coding sequences:
- a CDS encoding alpha/beta fold hydrolase — translation MTQPQLHPGTDVVSPQLFPYSPNFHEVEGGHRLHYVDEGEGPAVLMVHGNPTWSFYYRNLIEALRGEYRTIAPDHIGCGRSDKPGDASYAYTLERRVEDLESLVASLKLEGPLTLVLHDWGGMIGMSFAVRNPHLVGRIVLLNTGAFSLPQTKKFPLPLKVARDSGVGAALVERLNAFSRTASRVCVTSPLSAEVRRAYEAPYDTPEHRIATLRFVQDIPLGPGDRAWELVKSTESRLGELVDRPIFIGWGYKDFVFDRHFLARWKEIYPQATYVEYPEAGHYVLEDRRKDLIPKIVEFIGSTDAWESK, via the coding sequence TTGACGCAACCACAGCTTCACCCGGGCACTGACGTGGTCAGCCCGCAGCTCTTTCCCTACTCGCCGAACTTTCATGAGGTTGAGGGCGGGCATCGCCTGCACTATGTCGACGAGGGGGAGGGCCCCGCGGTGCTGATGGTGCATGGCAACCCCACCTGGTCGTTTTATTACCGCAACCTCATTGAGGCGTTGCGCGGGGAGTACCGCACGATTGCACCGGATCATATTGGATGCGGGCGCTCGGATAAGCCGGGCGATGCGAGTTACGCCTATACCCTGGAGCGCCGGGTCGAAGATCTGGAGAGCCTGGTGGCGTCGTTGAAGTTGGAAGGGCCGTTGACCCTGGTACTTCATGATTGGGGCGGGATGATCGGGATGAGCTTCGCGGTGCGAAATCCGCATCTGGTGGGGCGGATCGTGCTCTTGAATACGGGGGCGTTTTCGTTGCCTCAGACCAAGAAGTTCCCACTGCCGCTGAAAGTGGCTCGCGATAGCGGCGTGGGAGCGGCGCTGGTGGAGCGTCTCAACGCGTTTAGTCGGACCGCTTCGCGTGTGTGTGTGACCTCGCCGCTTTCGGCCGAGGTGCGCCGGGCTTACGAGGCGCCCTACGATACGCCGGAGCATCGCATCGCCACCCTGCGCTTTGTGCAGGACATTCCGCTGGGCCCGGGCGATCGGGCCTGGGAGCTGGTCAAGAGCACTGAGAGTCGACTCGGGGAGTTGGTGGACCGTCCGATTTTTATCGGCTGGGGATATAAGGACTTTGTGTTTGATCGGCACTTTCTGGCGCGCTGGAAGGAGATCTATCCGCAGGCGACGTATGTCGAGTATCCGGAAGCCGGACATTACGTGCTCGAAGATCGCCGCAAGGACCTGATTCCGAAGATCGTGGAGTTTATCGGGTCGACCGACGCCTGGGAGTCGAAATGA
- a CDS encoding SDR family NAD(P)-dependent oxidoreductase: MGAFDGKVALVTGAGQGLGRAYALALASAGAKVVVNDPGCEPRDDALVSLAEEVVAEIRALGGEAVADRGSVAWRADAQAMVARAVECFGRLDVLINNAGVLRDKTLVRMKEQMWDQVLDVHLKGTFLVTRFAFEQMLRSGRGGRIINTSSYAGLKGNFGQSNYAAAKAGIAGLTRTVALEGARYNITCNAIAPLAKTRMSQALAEVPESFRAEDVAPLVLWLASEESAGVTGRVFGAHGRHYFEYVVETTPGVAREEPWTLEEVGAHFEAITARPRSVIGRGGCEDVAREEAREGIVGQASPHAQGPREAAVGKTFEMPARRLTAPEMIAYAEAVHERQPRYLSEEVEGGLVAAPLFAVQPLFSGLEAVLADEELAVDLLRLVHGEQEMIFYDVLRPGDLVVPRAEIASVEEKSSGWLVQVRQHLMREGEAVVEAVSTLFVRKRSPGAPAPQSEAKRAAPKNSPAEPAPDVPEVIFSQEEVVAEDQPRRYAAASGDHNAIHLDASVAKAAGLPDVILHGLCTMAFAARAAVDGVAQGRVERLRRIKVRFARPVFRGERLSTQIREREPGRFLLETLNEKGQPVLSHGEVEIG, encoded by the coding sequence ATGGGTGCGTTTGATGGAAAAGTCGCGTTGGTCACCGGGGCCGGTCAGGGGCTGGGGCGGGCCTATGCACTGGCGCTGGCGTCGGCCGGGGCAAAGGTGGTGGTCAACGACCCGGGTTGTGAGCCGCGCGATGATGCCCTGGTGAGTCTGGCCGAAGAGGTCGTGGCCGAGATCAGGGCGCTGGGGGGAGAAGCGGTGGCGGATCGCGGCTCGGTGGCCTGGCGAGCCGACGCCCAGGCGATGGTAGCGCGGGCCGTCGAGTGCTTTGGGCGTTTGGATGTGCTCATCAACAACGCCGGCGTTCTGCGGGATAAGACGCTGGTGCGCATGAAGGAGCAGATGTGGGATCAGGTCCTGGATGTGCATCTTAAGGGCACCTTTCTGGTCACCCGTTTTGCCTTTGAGCAGATGCTTCGCAGCGGTCGTGGGGGGCGCATCATCAACACCTCCTCGTATGCCGGTCTCAAGGGGAACTTCGGTCAGTCCAATTATGCGGCGGCCAAAGCGGGAATTGCCGGGCTTACGCGTACGGTGGCGCTGGAGGGTGCGCGCTACAACATTACCTGCAACGCGATCGCGCCGCTGGCAAAGACCCGTATGAGCCAGGCGCTGGCGGAGGTGCCGGAGAGCTTTCGCGCCGAAGACGTGGCGCCGCTGGTGCTCTGGCTGGCCAGCGAGGAGTCCGCCGGGGTGACGGGGCGAGTGTTCGGGGCGCACGGGCGCCACTACTTTGAGTATGTGGTGGAGACCACCCCCGGGGTGGCGCGAGAAGAGCCCTGGACGCTCGAAGAGGTCGGGGCTCATTTTGAGGCGATTACGGCCAGGCCCCGAAGCGTCATCGGGAGAGGAGGCTGTGAGGATGTGGCCCGGGAGGAGGCGCGTGAGGGCATCGTCGGTCAGGCATCTCCGCACGCCCAGGGCCCTCGTGAGGCGGCGGTGGGCAAGACCTTTGAGATGCCCGCGCGTCGTCTCACCGCGCCGGAGATGATCGCGTATGCCGAGGCGGTTCACGAGCGTCAGCCGCGCTACTTGAGCGAGGAAGTGGAAGGAGGGCTGGTGGCTGCGCCTCTTTTTGCGGTGCAACCTCTCTTCAGTGGGTTGGAGGCGGTGCTGGCCGATGAGGAGCTGGCGGTCGATCTTCTGCGTTTGGTGCATGGCGAGCAGGAGATGATCTTTTACGACGTCCTTCGTCCCGGGGACCTGGTGGTGCCGAGGGCTGAGATTGCGTCGGTGGAGGAGAAATCGTCGGGCTGGCTGGTTCAGGTGCGTCAGCATCTGATGCGGGAGGGCGAAGCGGTGGTGGAGGCGGTGAGCACGCTCTTTGTGCGCAAGCGGTCGCCCGGGGCTCCGGCGCCGCAAAGCGAGGCGAAGCGCGCCGCTCCGAAGAACTCACCGGCCGAGCCGGCCCCCGATGTTCCAGAGGTGATCTTCAGCCAGGAGGAGGTCGTGGCTGAGGATCAACCCCGGCGTTACGCCGCGGCTTCTGGAGATCATAACGCCATTCACCTGGATGCGTCGGTGGCAAAGGCTGCCGGGCTGCCCGATGTGATCTTACATGGTCTCTGCACCATGGCCTTTGCGGCCCGGGCCGCTGTCGACGGCGTGGCTCAGGGGCGTGTGGAGCGGCTCCGGCGCATCAAGGTGCGTTTTGCCCGACCGGTCTTTCGTGGCGAGCGCTTGAGTACGCAGATTCGGGAGCGGGAGCCGGGGCGTTTTTTGTTGGAGACGTTGAATGAGAAGGGCCAGCCGGTGCTCTCCCATGGCGAGGTGGAGATCGGCTGA
- a CDS encoding NAD-dependent epimerase/dehydratase family protein: MKVLVTGGGGFLGEAIVDQLLERGDQVRSLARGDYPHLREKGVEVVRGDLSDAAAVSRAVQGCEEVYHVAAKAGVWGPYQAYYQANVVGTENILQACREHRVARLIYTSTPSVVYGEGALEGVDESVPYPTRYLTAYPETKARAEQAVLAATSETLQTVALRPHLIWGPGDNHLVPRIIDRARRGKLKRVGDGRALVDSVYVDDAARAHLLAAQALATHGRPAGKAYFITQDEPMAVGALIDKILVSGGLEPLTAEVPAKVAYAVGWVLETGYRLLGKREEPLMTRFLAKQLSTAHYFDISAAKQDFDYHPQRTIDEGMEALGAWIREAGI; this comes from the coding sequence ATGAAGGTTCTGGTCACCGGTGGTGGTGGGTTTCTTGGCGAGGCAATCGTCGATCAGCTTCTGGAGCGTGGCGATCAGGTGCGCTCGTTGGCCCGGGGTGATTACCCGCATCTGCGGGAGAAGGGCGTGGAGGTCGTACGCGGTGATCTTTCGGATGCCGCGGCGGTGAGTCGGGCGGTACAGGGCTGTGAAGAGGTCTACCATGTGGCGGCCAAGGCCGGGGTGTGGGGTCCGTATCAGGCCTATTATCAGGCCAATGTGGTCGGCACCGAAAACATCCTCCAGGCCTGTCGGGAGCATCGGGTTGCTCGCCTGATCTACACGAGCACGCCCAGCGTGGTGTATGGCGAGGGGGCGCTGGAAGGGGTGGATGAGTCGGTGCCCTACCCCACGCGTTATCTCACGGCGTATCCCGAGACCAAGGCCCGGGCGGAACAGGCGGTACTGGCGGCCACTTCGGAGACGCTCCAGACGGTGGCGTTGCGCCCGCATCTGATCTGGGGTCCGGGGGATAATCACCTGGTGCCGCGCATCATCGATCGGGCGCGCCGAGGAAAGCTCAAACGGGTCGGTGACGGTCGGGCGCTGGTGGATTCGGTGTATGTGGACGACGCCGCCCGGGCTCATCTGCTGGCGGCTCAGGCGCTGGCCACCCACGGGCGGCCCGCCGGAAAGGCCTATTTTATTACGCAGGATGAGCCGATGGCGGTGGGCGCGCTGATCGACAAGATCCTGGTCAGCGGTGGTCTGGAGCCCTTAACTGCCGAGGTGCCGGCGAAGGTTGCCTACGCGGTGGGCTGGGTGCTGGAGACGGGCTACCGCCTGCTGGGCAAGCGCGAGGAACCGCTGATGACGCGCTTTTTGGCCAAGCAGCTCTCCACGGCGCACTACTTTGATATCTCGGCGGCCAAACAGGACTTCGACTACCATCCTCAGCGCACGATCGACGAGGGGATGGAGGCTCTGGGAGCCTGGATTCGCGAGGCCGGGATCTGA
- a CDS encoding 1-acyl-sn-glycerol-3-phosphate acyltransferase: protein MFDALSKQESSPLFRLATERPKLVAEVSRRAFNDVVRASRGASGAGLEYVLNDAAYQEIARLQKERGVEEEVRSSGWWRHMSRKLATMPEPKKREILWSLVESYADDVAGRFNPWVYKVATGALPIGLSFLFKAQDLPRVAAMPTRLGELSEALSHVRDLTQRVVLQGDLATLRVLAKKGTLVFVPTHSSNMDSILVGWALYEAGLPPVTYGAGKNLFTNPLMSFFMQNLGAYKVDRRLQHRLYKDVLKTYSQVLIERGYHSLFFPGGTRSRSNAVEQHLKLGLLGTALSGYIHNLMRDPQARPVYIVPLTINYNLVLEADSLIQDHFRREGKGRYLLENDEFNQLSAITRFVMNTMKMDSTTILRFGQPLDPFGNQVRVDGESYDSRGRRVERIDYVRSARSGEVIEDLARDRQYTRFAGERIAQAFLEHTVLMPTQVVSWVLFDLLQRRFPSWDVYRLVRFGAEEILPWEEVHQAVEDALARLKLLERAGRVQLSPFLHEAAPDRVVYEGLEYLRMYHVPEVVKSWADGVMLQKLEVIYFYGNRVRPFEEAMRALP from the coding sequence ATGTTTGACGCATTGAGCAAGCAGGAGAGTTCGCCCCTCTTTCGACTGGCCACCGAGCGCCCGAAGTTGGTTGCCGAGGTCAGCCGTCGCGCGTTCAACGATGTGGTGCGTGCCTCGCGGGGGGCAAGTGGCGCCGGGCTGGAGTATGTGCTCAACGATGCGGCCTATCAGGAGATCGCACGTTTGCAGAAGGAACGCGGCGTCGAAGAAGAAGTACGCTCCAGTGGCTGGTGGCGACACATGTCGCGCAAGCTGGCGACGATGCCCGAGCCCAAAAAACGCGAGATCTTGTGGTCGCTCGTAGAGAGCTACGCCGATGACGTGGCCGGGCGCTTCAACCCCTGGGTCTATAAAGTGGCGACCGGGGCGCTGCCCATCGGTTTGAGCTTTTTATTCAAAGCCCAGGACTTGCCCCGGGTGGCCGCCATGCCCACTCGCCTGGGGGAGTTGAGCGAGGCGCTCTCCCATGTGCGGGATCTGACCCAGCGGGTGGTCTTGCAGGGCGATCTGGCCACGCTGCGGGTGCTGGCCAAGAAGGGCACCCTGGTCTTTGTGCCCACGCATAGCTCGAATATGGATTCGATCCTGGTGGGTTGGGCCCTCTATGAGGCGGGACTCCCGCCGGTGACGTATGGCGCGGGTAAGAACCTCTTTACCAACCCGCTGATGAGCTTCTTTATGCAGAACCTGGGGGCGTACAAGGTCGATCGGCGCCTGCAGCATCGTCTCTACAAAGATGTGCTCAAGACCTACTCCCAGGTACTGATCGAGCGGGGGTATCACAGCCTCTTCTTCCCCGGTGGTACGCGCAGCCGCTCCAATGCCGTGGAGCAACACCTGAAGCTGGGACTTTTGGGCACAGCGCTCAGTGGTTACATCCACAACCTGATGCGCGATCCGCAGGCCCGGCCGGTGTACATTGTGCCCCTGACCATCAACTACAACCTGGTGCTGGAGGCCGATAGCCTGATCCAGGATCACTTCCGGCGCGAGGGCAAGGGGCGCTACCTGCTGGAGAACGATGAGTTCAACCAGCTCTCGGCGATCACGCGCTTTGTGATGAACACCATGAAGATGGACTCCACCACGATCCTGCGCTTTGGGCAGCCGCTGGATCCTTTTGGCAACCAGGTGCGGGTGGACGGGGAGAGCTACGACAGTCGCGGCCGGCGCGTGGAGCGGATTGACTACGTGCGCTCGGCGCGCTCTGGCGAGGTGATCGAAGACCTGGCACGCGATCGACAGTACACGCGTTTTGCCGGGGAGCGCATCGCGCAGGCGTTTCTGGAGCATACAGTGCTGATGCCCACGCAGGTGGTCAGCTGGGTGCTCTTCGATCTCTTGCAGCGACGTTTCCCGAGCTGGGATGTGTACCGGCTGGTGCGCTTTGGGGCCGAAGAGATCCTTCCCTGGGAGGAGGTCCACCAGGCTGTGGAAGATGCGCTCGCTCGCCTCAAGCTGCTGGAGCGGGCCGGTCGGGTGCAGCTCTCGCCATTTCTGCATGAGGCCGCCCCCGATCGGGTGGTTTACGAAGGGCTGGAGTATCTGCGGATGTATCACGTGCCCGAGGTGGTCAAGAGCTGGGCCGACGGGGTGATGCTGCAGAAGCTGGAGGTGATTTACTTCTACGGCAATCGTGTGCGGCCTTTTGAAGAGGCGATGCGCGCGCTGCCTTAG
- a CDS encoding histidine triad nucleotide-binding protein, with protein sequence MSEETIFSKIIRGEIPCDKVYETDEVLAFRDINPAAPVHVLVIPKRSIVHVGQAHQDDALLLGKLMLAAKEVARLEGLEESGFRLVINNGAEVGQTVFHLHVHVLGGRAFSWPPG encoded by the coding sequence GTGAGCGAAGAGACGATCTTTTCGAAAATTATTCGCGGGGAGATCCCCTGCGACAAAGTCTACGAGACCGATGAGGTGCTGGCCTTTCGTGACATCAACCCGGCTGCCCCGGTGCATGTGCTGGTGATTCCCAAGCGCTCGATCGTGCATGTGGGGCAGGCCCACCAGGACGACGCGCTCTTGCTGGGCAAGTTGATGCTGGCGGCAAAAGAGGTGGCCCGGCTGGAGGGGCTGGAGGAGAGCGGGTTTCGCCTGGTGATCAACAACGGCGCCGAGGTCGGGCAGACGGTCTTTCACCTGCATGTCCATGTGCTGGGCGGACGGGCGTTTAGCTGGCCTCCCGGCTGA
- a CDS encoding 3-oxoacyl-ACP synthase III has protein sequence MSVVKFEHVGVAAIAEMRAPRAMSSAEIESRLESAMARAGLPPGLIYQLTGIAERRVWPPGVLASVPAAMAGRKALERSDVSRERIGVLVSTSVCKDYIEPSVASMVHRTLELGSHCLNFDVGNACLGFLNGVMIVGDMIERGSIEFGMIVDGESSLEVIEATIARLNEPGFPVEKMREQLATLTLGSGAAAMVLGRRELLNDGAPQVIGAVTEAATEHNDLCRGQRDWMETDAAMLLVRGVELGQRTFARAQAELGWSPGALDLVCAHQVSAVHMTRVAEALGLSMDRFLKIYHDHGNVGPASIPIALAKAVDQGRVGPGARVGLMGIGSGLNASMMEIRF, from the coding sequence ATGAGCGTAGTGAAGTTTGAACATGTGGGTGTGGCGGCGATCGCTGAGATGCGGGCGCCACGGGCGATGAGCTCCGCGGAGATCGAGTCTCGACTGGAGTCGGCGATGGCTCGGGCCGGGTTGCCACCGGGGCTGATTTACCAGCTAACCGGCATCGCGGAGCGGCGAGTCTGGCCGCCGGGAGTCCTGGCCAGCGTGCCGGCGGCGATGGCGGGTCGCAAGGCCCTGGAGCGAAGTGACGTCTCCCGCGAGCGGATCGGGGTGCTGGTAAGTACCTCGGTGTGCAAGGATTACATTGAGCCCTCGGTGGCTTCGATGGTGCATCGCACGCTGGAGCTGGGGTCGCACTGTCTGAACTTCGACGTGGGCAATGCCTGCCTGGGGTTTTTGAACGGCGTGATGATCGTGGGGGACATGATCGAGCGTGGTTCGATCGAGTTCGGGATGATCGTCGATGGTGAGTCGAGCCTGGAGGTCATTGAGGCGACGATCGCGCGGCTCAATGAGCCCGGGTTTCCCGTGGAGAAGATGCGTGAGCAGCTGGCGACGCTGACCCTGGGCTCCGGGGCGGCGGCCATGGTACTGGGGCGCCGCGAGCTTCTGAATGATGGAGCCCCGCAGGTGATCGGGGCGGTGACCGAGGCTGCCACCGAGCATAACGATCTGTGCCGCGGGCAACGCGACTGGATGGAGACCGACGCGGCGATGCTCCTTGTGCGCGGTGTGGAGCTGGGTCAGCGTACCTTCGCCCGGGCGCAGGCCGAGCTGGGATGGTCGCCCGGGGCGCTGGATCTGGTCTGCGCCCACCAGGTGAGCGCCGTGCATATGACGCGGGTGGCTGAGGCGCTGGGCCTGTCGATGGATCGTTTTCTTAAAATTTACCATGACCACGGCAACGTGGGGCCGGCCTCGATCCCGATTGCGCTGGCCAAGGCCGTGGACCAGGGCCGGGTTGGACCCGGCGCCCGGGTGGGATTGATGGGGATAGGCAGCGGTTTGAACGCTTCGATGATGGAGATCCGATTTTGA
- the glmS gene encoding glutamine--fructose-6-phosphate transaminase (isomerizing), whose product MCGIVGYVGEQACSDILLSGLRRLEYRGYDSAGIAIADDAGQVQICRAEGKLARLEAAYHREPFEGTIGLGHTRWATHGRPTELNAHPHRAGQVVVAHNGIIENYMELKEELRARGREFSSETDTEVVAHLIDDALEQGAESLHQATCQALERIEGSYALLVMLSDNPEELVVARFASPMVVASGPGGAFAASDVPAVLSHTREFVFLEDGDTAVLSRQGLQIFDSACASVERPVKRISWDPISAEKQGYKHFMLKEIFEQPARIIDTLRGRVSVERGEVNLPELGLDEASVQAIDKLVFVACGTSYFAAQVGRYMIEQHARIPVEVELASEFRYRDPIVSNNTVVIGVSQSGETADTLAALREARALGARTLCICNVIESTIARESDGVLYTHAGPEIGVASTKAFTTQLAAMGMLAICLGQLRGALGEEQARELIEALRQVPAEMEVMLRDMAPYETIARQFSRSHSFLYLGRGNQFPIAAEGALKLKEISYIHAEGYAAGEMKHGPIALIDKQLPVVVLCPRNRVYEKTASNLEEVRARGGRIIAIGNQDDSRLEAFADVVIGLPEVPEFVQPLISVVAVQLIAYHIADFKGTDVDQPRNLAKSVTVE is encoded by the coding sequence ATGTGTGGAATCGTGGGGTATGTTGGGGAGCAGGCGTGCAGTGATATTCTGCTTAGCGGGCTTCGGCGGCTGGAGTATCGCGGCTATGACTCGGCCGGTATCGCCATCGCTGACGACGCGGGCCAGGTGCAGATCTGCCGCGCCGAGGGGAAGTTGGCACGTCTGGAGGCGGCGTACCATCGGGAGCCTTTCGAGGGCACGATCGGTCTGGGACACACCCGCTGGGCAACCCACGGACGGCCCACCGAACTCAACGCCCACCCGCACCGCGCCGGTCAGGTGGTGGTGGCGCATAACGGCATCATTGAAAACTACATGGAGCTCAAAGAAGAGCTGCGCGCCCGCGGCCGTGAGTTCTCCAGTGAGACGGATACCGAGGTGGTGGCGCACCTGATCGACGATGCGCTGGAGCAGGGCGCTGAAAGCCTGCACCAGGCTACCTGCCAGGCGCTGGAGCGTATTGAGGGCTCCTACGCGCTGCTGGTCATGCTCAGCGACAACCCCGAGGAGCTGGTGGTGGCGCGTTTTGCCTCCCCGATGGTGGTGGCCTCGGGCCCCGGAGGGGCTTTTGCGGCCTCCGATGTGCCGGCGGTGCTCAGTCACACCCGGGAGTTCGTGTTTTTGGAAGATGGCGATACCGCGGTGCTTAGTCGCCAGGGGCTGCAGATTTTTGACTCGGCGTGCGCGTCGGTGGAACGGCCGGTCAAGCGCATCAGCTGGGATCCGATCTCGGCGGAGAAGCAGGGTTACAAGCACTTCATGCTCAAGGAGATCTTTGAGCAGCCGGCTCGCATCATCGATACGCTCCGCGGTCGGGTGAGTGTGGAGCGTGGCGAAGTCAATTTGCCCGAGCTGGGACTGGATGAGGCCTCGGTGCAGGCGATCGACAAGCTGGTGTTTGTGGCCTGTGGCACCAGCTACTTCGCTGCGCAGGTCGGTCGCTACATGATCGAGCAACACGCTCGCATCCCGGTGGAGGTGGAGCTGGCCAGCGAGTTCCGCTACCGCGATCCGATTGTCAGCAACAATACGGTGGTCATTGGCGTGAGCCAATCTGGCGAGACGGCCGATACGCTGGCGGCGCTGCGTGAGGCGCGCGCCCTGGGCGCGCGCACCCTGTGCATCTGCAATGTGATCGAGTCGACCATTGCCCGCGAGAGTGACGGGGTGCTCTACACGCACGCTGGCCCCGAGATCGGTGTGGCCAGCACCAAGGCGTTCACCACGCAGCTGGCGGCCATGGGGATGCTGGCGATTTGCCTGGGGCAGCTTCGGGGCGCGCTTGGCGAGGAGCAGGCTCGCGAACTCATTGAGGCGTTGCGGCAGGTGCCCGCCGAGATGGAGGTGATGCTGCGGGATATGGCGCCCTACGAGACGATCGCGCGTCAGTTCTCCCGTTCGCACTCCTTCTTGTATCTGGGGCGAGGCAATCAGTTCCCTATCGCTGCCGAAGGGGCGCTGAAACTCAAAGAAATCAGCTACATCCACGCCGAAGGTTACGCGGCCGGTGAGATGAAGCACGGCCCGATCGCGTTGATCGACAAGCAGCTTCCGGTGGTGGTGCTATGCCCTCGTAACCGGGTCTATGAGAAGACGGCATCCAACCTCGAAGAGGTTCGCGCGCGCGGCGGACGCATCATCGCCATCGGGAATCAGGATGACTCCCGGCTGGAGGCGTTTGCCGATGTGGTCATCGGACTACCGGAGGTTCCGGAGTTTGTGCAGCCCTTGATCTCGGTGGTGGCCGTTCAGCTGATTGCCTATCACATCGCCGACTTTAAGGGCACCGATGTGGATCAGCCGCGCAACCTGGCCAAGAGTGTGACGGTCGAATAA
- a CDS encoding fatty acid CoA ligase family protein, which translates to MSVAPSTEEVGAASSDPNIARAITAMARAMPDAPAIHLPIARAPDGTWRYQTTSYAELDRASDEIAAGLHAIGIGAGTRSVLMVKPSMEFFALTFGLFKAGVVPVLVDPGMGIKNLKVCLAEAAPQAFIGIPSAHAARLVLGWGRGTVEHTVTVGRRWLWGGHTLEQVQELGARATGWQPPQVRADELAAILFTSGSTGVPKGAEYTHGNFQAQVELIKATYEIEPGEIDLPTFPLFALFDPALGMTTVLPEMDFSKPGEVDPRHLIEPIKQMGVTNMFGSPAVLNRLGRYGQEHGERLPGLQRVISAGAPVPAVTLGRVQAMLDEGAQIFTPYGATESLPVASIGSEMILGETAAATDQGQGVCVGLPVAGVEVEVIAISDKPIARWEDAQVLPAGEIGEFVVRGPQVTRAYFNREASTRDAKIADGDQVRHRMGDVGYFDAQGRMWFCGRKTHRVVLDDGSTMFTIPVEAIFNTHPKVFRTALVGVLRAGKRVPVLCVELESEHQGAVREDVRRELLALGQAHEKTQTIHEILFHGGFPVDVRHNSKIFREALTEWAQEQLR; encoded by the coding sequence ATGAGCGTGGCCCCCAGCACAGAAGAAGTGGGGGCGGCGAGCTCCGACCCGAATATCGCGCGGGCGATCACGGCGATGGCCCGGGCGATGCCCGATGCGCCGGCGATCCATCTTCCCATTGCCCGTGCTCCCGATGGCACCTGGCGTTATCAGACCACCAGTTACGCCGAGCTTGATCGGGCTAGCGATGAGATCGCCGCCGGGCTGCATGCCATTGGCATCGGGGCGGGAACCCGCTCGGTGTTGATGGTCAAGCCGTCGATGGAGTTCTTTGCACTGACCTTCGGGCTCTTTAAGGCCGGAGTGGTGCCGGTGCTGGTCGACCCGGGGATGGGCATCAAGAATCTGAAGGTATGTTTGGCCGAGGCTGCGCCGCAGGCGTTTATCGGCATTCCGAGTGCGCATGCCGCTCGTCTGGTGCTGGGCTGGGGCCGTGGGACGGTGGAGCACACGGTGACGGTGGGTCGGCGCTGGCTGTGGGGCGGGCATACGCTGGAGCAGGTGCAAGAGCTCGGGGCTCGGGCCACCGGCTGGCAGCCCCCGCAGGTGCGCGCCGATGAGCTGGCCGCGATCTTGTTTACCAGTGGCAGCACCGGGGTGCCCAAGGGGGCGGAGTACACCCATGGGAACTTTCAGGCGCAGGTGGAGTTGATCAAAGCGACCTACGAGATTGAGCCCGGGGAGATCGATCTGCCGACCTTCCCGCTCTTTGCGCTTTTTGATCCGGCGCTGGGCATGACGACGGTGCTCCCCGAGATGGACTTTTCCAAGCCCGGGGAGGTTGACCCACGCCACCTCATCGAGCCCATCAAACAGATGGGCGTGACCAACATGTTTGGTTCCCCGGCGGTGCTCAACCGCCTGGGACGCTATGGCCAGGAGCATGGTGAGCGGCTGCCGGGGCTCCAGCGGGTGATTTCGGCCGGGGCGCCGGTGCCGGCGGTCACGCTCGGGCGGGTGCAGGCGATGCTCGATGAGGGGGCGCAGATCTTTACGCCGTACGGGGCGACCGAGTCGCTGCCGGTGGCGTCGATTGGCAGCGAGATGATCCTGGGAGAGACCGCCGCGGCCACCGATCAGGGGCAGGGGGTCTGCGTGGGCCTCCCGGTGGCGGGCGTGGAGGTTGAGGTGATAGCGATTAGCGATAAGCCGATCGCGCGCTGGGAGGACGCACAGGTGTTGCCGGCCGGTGAGATCGGGGAGTTTGTGGTCCGGGGCCCGCAGGTTACCCGCGCGTATTTTAATCGCGAGGCGTCTACGCGTGACGCAAAGATCGCCGATGGCGACCAGGTGCGTCATCGCATGGGCGATGTGGGTTACTTTGATGCGCAGGGGCGGATGTGGTTCTGCGGACGTAAGACGCATCGGGTGGTGCTCGACGATGGGAGCACGATGTTCACCATCCCGGTGGAGGCGATCTTCAATACCCATCCGAAGGTCTTTCGTACGGCGCTGGTCGGCGTACTCCGAGCCGGCAAGCGCGTGCCGGTGTTGTGTGTGGAGCTGGAGAGCGAGCATCAGGGGGCGGTGCGAGAGGATGTGCGCCGCGAACTTCTGGCGCTCGGTCAGGCGCATGAGAAGACGCAGACGATCCACGAGATCCTCTTTCATGGCGGGTTCCCGGTGGACGTGCGGCATAACTCCAAAATTTTTCGAGAAGCCCTCACCGAGTGGGCGCAGGAGCAGCTCAGATGA